Proteins from one Erysipelothrix larvae genomic window:
- a CDS encoding zinc metallopeptidase: MNLYYWIAIGITAVISMLANSFVMRSYAQYKEIRTRSGLTGAQVARKILDDNGLHDVAVVRGSGGTLSDFYDPSKKIVSLSPDNYANASVAASAVAAHEVGHAIQHATGYKFIALRNMLLKPTIIASQFSQIAIIIGLTSTALTGLFDLGIIMISIILAFQVVTLPVEFNASARALKIIKSDGIVDSSEYGGAQKMLTAAALTYVAAVIGTLLNLLYFVMLRGSRNRD, translated from the coding sequence ATGAATCTATACTATTGGATTGCAATTGGTATCACCGCAGTAATATCTATGCTTGCGAATTCATTTGTGATGAGATCTTATGCTCAATACAAAGAAATTCGAACACGTAGTGGGTTAACTGGAGCTCAAGTTGCCCGTAAAATACTTGATGATAACGGGCTACACGATGTAGCGGTTGTTAGAGGGTCTGGAGGAACATTAAGTGACTTCTACGATCCAAGTAAGAAGATTGTGTCTTTATCGCCTGACAACTATGCAAATGCTTCTGTGGCAGCATCCGCAGTTGCAGCGCATGAAGTGGGGCACGCCATCCAACATGCAACTGGATACAAATTCATTGCATTAAGAAACATGCTTTTAAAGCCAACAATCATCGCGAGTCAGTTTTCTCAAATCGCAATTATTATCGGATTGACATCGACTGCATTAACTGGACTTTTCGATCTTGGGATCATTATGATTTCAATTATTCTTGCATTCCAAGTTGTTACATTACCTGTCGAGTTCAATGCTTCAGCACGTGCACTTAAAATTATTAAGTCTGATGGAATCGTGGATTCTTCAGAATATGGTGGTGCGCAAAAAATGTTAACAGCTGCAGCACTTACTTATGTCGCAGCAGTCATCGGAACATTACTGAACCTACTTTACTTCGTTATGTTAAGAGGAAGTAGAAATAGAGACTAA